From a single Apium graveolens cultivar Ventura chromosome 2, ASM990537v1, whole genome shotgun sequence genomic region:
- the LOC141706142 gene encoding E3 ubiquitin-protein ligase PUB23-like — translation MEDIDIPTYFICPISLQIMKDPVTAITGITYDRESIEQWVLTAEDAACPVTKQPLPSDSDMTPNHTLRRLIQAWCTANANYGIDRIPTPKSPLSISHVLKLHRQLNIPELSLSALKVLDVLANESEKNRKCMADAGTAKAMVSLIVKYFQEHRILGLEEAFRILHLTWKPSLDNIYMVKQNFDLTESILWILQVDHKDDKSYSVVKNLAILVLKTIIDVASSSLLERLQNNFFHVTVKMLRHDHLSEQARKAMLHVLIDLCPWGRNRIKIVEAGAVFELIELELGHPGKHVTELIFCLLAHLCACADGRAQLVKHAVGIAMVSKRILRVSPGTDDRAVHVLAMIARHSATDEVLGEMLKVGAVAKLCMVIQADCQDYLKKKAREILRLHNNTWTNSPCIAVYLFTKFS, via the coding sequence ATGGAAGATATAGATATACCTACATACTTCATCTGTCCTATTTCGCTACAAATCATGAAAGATCCGGTTACTGCTATCACCGGCATAACCTACGACAGGGAAAGCATAGAGCAATGGGTTTTGACGGCTGAAGATGCTGCCTGTCCGGTGACAAAACAGCCATTGCCCTCAGACTCCGACATGACACCTAACCATACGCTCCGTCGCCTTATCCAAGCATGGTGTACAGCCAATGCTAATTATGGTATTGATCGAATCCCTACTCCCAAATCTCCTTTAAGCATATCTCATGTTCTTAAATTACATCGCCAACTCAACATTCCTGAGTTGTCTTTAAGTGCTTTGAAAGTGCTGGATGTTCTTGCAAATGAGAGCGAAAAGAATAGAAAATGCATGGCAGATGCTGGCACTGCAAAGGCTATGGTTTCGTTGATTGTCAAGTATTTTCAGGAACATCGAATTCTCGGGTTAGAGGAAGCATTTAGGATTCTTCATCTTACTTGGAAGCCATCACTTGACAATATTTATATGGTCAAACAGAACTTTGATCTCACTGAGTCAATATTATGGATACTGCAAGTTGATCATAAAGACGATAAATCCTACAGCGTGGTTAAAAATTTAGCGATTTTAGTCCTCAAGACAATTATTGACGTTGCAAGTTCGAGTTTACTAGAAAGATTACAAAATAATTTCTTTCATGTCACTGTAAAAATGCTGAGGCACGATCATCTATCCGAGCAAGCAAGAAAAGCAATGCTACATGTTCTGATAGATTTGTGCCCTTGGGGACGAAATCGAATCAAGATTGTCGAAGCAGGTGCTGTTTTTGAGCTAATCGAGCTTGAACTAGGACACCCAGGAAAACATGTAACTGAGCTAATATTTTGTTTATTAGCTCATCTTTGTGCTTGTGCTGATGGGAGGGCTCAACTTGTGAAGCATGCTGTCGGTATTGCAATGGTATCGAAGAGGATTCTTCGGGTTTCTCCGGGGACAGATGATAGAGCAGTTCATGTACTGGCTATGATCGCTAGACATTCGGCCACAGATGAAGTCCTTGGGGAGATGTTGAAGGTTGGAGCTGTTGCTAAGTTGTGTATGGTGATTCAAGCTGATTGTCAAGATTATCTCAAGAAAAAAGCAAGGGAGATTCTTAGGTTACATAATAATACTTGGACTAATTCTCCTTGTATTGCTGTTTATTTATTTACTAAGTTTTCTTAA